One part of the Girardinichthys multiradiatus isolate DD_20200921_A chromosome 10, DD_fGirMul_XY1, whole genome shotgun sequence genome encodes these proteins:
- the LOC124875362 gene encoding receptor-type tyrosine-protein phosphatase H has translation MRRKMPFISGFKTTDTKGKSVSVARFPNHFHQLSLDENRGFSQEYESLAPVGADQTYKAAVLPENKEKNRFNILPYDWCRVKLNRSTPNESSDYINASYIPGYNSNREYIATQGPLPSTVSDFWRMVWEEKVKRIVMVTNHIEAGRKKCEKYWPEDMKRCVYGEVLVTETSEIKEPNWTLREFSVKHKNTSEERTVKQFHFTVWPDRGVPQSTEVLIRFRGLMRRHIESEGSEAPTVVHCSDGVGRTGTFIALDVLLQQLEKEQAAGIKEFLHKMRLHRSHMVQTESQYVFLHQCIVDSLQLHVTQEEHIYENADLIYDNAISLPELP, from the exons TGCCATTCATATCtggttttaaaacaactgaTACAAAGGGGAA aTCTGTTTCTGTAGCCAGATTTCCAAACCACTTCCACCAGCTGAGTTTGGATGAAAACAGAGGTTTCAGTCAGGAATATGAG AGCCTTGCTCCTGTTGGCGCAGACCAGACATATAAGGCAGCAGTTCTACCAGAAAACAAAGAGAAGAACCGTTTTAACATCCTACCTT ATGACTGGTGTCGAGTGAAGCTCAATAGATCAACCCCCAATGAAAGCTCAGACTATATAAATGCCAGTTACATACCA GGCTACAACAGCAACAGAGAGTATATCGCCACTCAGGGTCCTCTGCcctccacagtcagtgatttcTGGAGGATGGTTTGGGAAGAGAAAGTGAAGAGAATTGTCATGGTTACCAACCATATCGAAGCAGGACGG AAAAAATGCGAGAAATATtggcctgaagacatgaagcgATGTGTTTATGGAGAGGTGTTGGTCACTGAAACATCTGAGATCAAGGAACCCAACTGGACACTAAGGGAGTTTAGCGTGAAACAT AAAAACACCTCAGAGGAACGTACAGTCAAACAATTCCACTTCACTGTCTGGCCTGATCGTGGAGTCCCACAGAGCACAGAAGTCCTGATCCGATTCAGAGGACTCATGAGACGACACATAGAGAGTGAAGGTTCTGAGGCACCAACTGTGGTTCACTGCAG TGACGGGGTGGGAAGGACAGGCACTTTCATCGCCCTGGACGTACTACTTCAGCAGCTGGAGAAAGAACAAGCAGCCGGCATCAAGGAATTTTTACACAAGATGAGACTGCATCGATCACACATGGTGCAGACTGAG TCCCAGTATGTTTTCCTGCACCAGTGCATCGTGGACAGCCTGCAGCTACATGTAACCCAAGAGGAGCACATTTATGAGAATGCTGACTTAATATATGATAATGCCATCTCTCTTCCAGAACTTCCTTAA